A window from Vanessa cardui chromosome 21, ilVanCard2.1, whole genome shotgun sequence encodes these proteins:
- the LOC124539108 gene encoding uncharacterized protein LOC124539108: MNRVWRFLLLDIIRHRLSLLRKRLEEMPGSKYYLYVYDNKTVKSDKIKFFTNLYRDIADLLDMINPEIHASMFIGIICSLPKLISNVYHILLVIDDHEPVESIGFTIIHLCQVCFLLFSPCIVVELHLMEVEKIRIILIHHLICETDPKTKEDIEIFLTYTNIRSFQSKIWRCIPLNVSLPIEIASVCSSAIIVLINFTHLFD; the protein is encoded by the exons ATGAACAGAGTCTGGCGATTTCTCTTGCTCGATATTATCCGACATAGACTTAGTTTGCTTCGAAAAAGACTAGAAGAAATGCCTGGAtccaaatattatctttatgtaTATGATAACAAAACGGTTAAATCTGATAAAATCAAGTTCTTTACTAATTTATACAGAGATATCGCAGACTTACTTGATATGATCAATCCCGAAATTCATGCATca ATGTTTATCGGTATTATTTGCAGTTtaccaaaattaatttcaaacgtTTATCATATACTGTTGGTGATCGATGACCAT GAACCTGTTGAATCTATAGGATTTACCATCATACATTTATGTCAAGTATGTTTTCTTCTATTTTCGCCGTGTATCGTGGTCGAGTTACACTTGATGGAAGTTGAAAAAATACGCATAATTTTAATACACCACCTCATATGTGAAACAG atccaaaaacaaaagaagacatAGAAATATTTCTTACCTACACAAACATAAGGTCGTTTCAAAGTAAAATATGGCGCTGCATACCATTGAACGTGTCACTGCCTATAGAGATTGCCAGTGTGTGTTCGTCTGCGATTATTGTCTTAATTAATTTCActcatttatttgattaa